A region from the Triticum aestivum cultivar Chinese Spring chromosome 3D, IWGSC CS RefSeq v2.1, whole genome shotgun sequence genome encodes:
- the LOC123075413 gene encoding 1-aminocyclopropane-1-carboxylate oxidase homolog 1-like, which produces MASDHERLLALTAFDDTKAGVKGLVDAGVTAVPSIFHHPPECLPAADAELHHLTIPVIDLASDSRVALVAQVKAAAQAVGFFQVVNHDVPDDLLAEMLASVRRFHESPVETKRAYYSRDHRRRVQFNSNFYLFQSPAASWRDTMFLQMPLPASEEIPEACRAVAPEYARQVQRVGRALFELLSEALGLDPSYLEEETMCLDRVNIGGHYYPACPEPHLTLGTSRHSDASLLTVLLQDTVGGLQVLVDDDKWVDVPAVPGALVVNVGDYLQLMSNNRFKSVEHRVVANSVDSRVSVACFIAPNPSSARVLAPIVTGDGAVARYRSTTVDDMFRYYRNRTKALNGTSALQHFTI; this is translated from the coding sequence ATGGCTTCCGACCATGAGCGCCTCCTAGCACTCACGGCCTTCGACGACACCAAGGCCGGCGTCAAAGGCCTTGTCGATGCTGGGGTCACCGCCGTCCCATCCATCTTCCACCACCCGCCCGAATGCCTCCCTGCAGCGGATGCCGAGCTCCACCACTTGACCATACCGGTCATCGACCTGGCGTCTGACTCGCGAGTCGCGCTGGTTGCCCAAGTGAAGGCGGCCGCGCAGGCGGTGGGCTTCTTCCAGGTGGTGAACCACGACGTGCCGGACGACCTTCTCGCCGAGATGCTCGCCTCGGTGCGCCGCTTCCACGAGTCTCCCGTGGAGACGAAGCGCGCGTACTACAGCCGGGACCACCGCCGAAGAGTCCAGTTCAATTCCAACTTCTACCTGTTCCAGTCGCCGGCAGCCAGCTGGCGCGACACCATGTTCCTCCAGATGCCACTGCCGGCGTCAGAGGAGATCCCGGAGGCCTGCAGGGCCGTCGCGCCGGAGTACGCTCGGCAGGTGCAGCGGGTAGGCCGTGCGCTATTCGAGCTGCTGTCGGAGGCGCTGGGTCTGGATCCAAGCTACCTGGAGGAGGAGACCATGTGCCTGGACCGGGTGAACATCGGCGGCCACTATTACCCGGCGTGCCCGGAGCCACACCTCACGCTGGGCACCAGCAGGCACTCCGACGCCAGCCTCCTCACCGTGCTCCTCCAGGACACCGTCGGCGGCCTCCAAGTGCTCGTCGATGACGACAAGTGGGTGGACGTGCCGGCCGTGCCGGGGGCGCTGGTGGTCAACGTCGGCGACTACCTGCAGCTCATGTCCAACAACAGATTCAAGAGCGTGGAACACCGTGTGGTGGCTAACAGCGTGGACTCCAGGGTGTCGGTTGCCTGCTTCATCGCGCCAAACCCGTCGTCCGCCAGGGTGCTCGCGCCCATCGTCACCGGTGACGGCGCCGTCGCGCGGTACAGGAGCACCACGGTGGACGACATGTTCCGCTACTACAGGAACAGGACTAAGGCTCTcaacggcacctccgcactccagcATTTCACCATCTGA